The genomic stretch AAAGAGTTACCCGAAGCTGATATTTACGTCTATGATAACAATTCAAAAGACAAAACGAGTGAAATTGCACTTGCTCACGGGGCTATTGTTAAGAAAGAATTAAAGCAAGGAAAAGGGAACGTGGTTCGATCGATGTTCCAAGATATAGATGCTGATTGTTATGTAATGGTTGATGGTGATGACACTTACCCAGCTGAGTTTGTTCATCAGCTCATTGAACCTATCAGAAACAAAGAAGCAAATATGACGATTGGTGACCGCCTTTCAAACGGTACGTATTTTGAAGAAAATAAACGTCCATTCCATAACTTTGGAAATAACCTAGTTCGCTCACTGATTAATAATCTATATAAAAGCAACATCACGGATATCATGACAGGTTACCGAGCTTACGACAAGCTGTTTGTGAAGTCTATTCCTGTTATGAGTCCTGGTTTTGAAATTGAGACAGAAATGAGCTTACATGCTCTGGACAAGCGCTTCCGCTTAAAAGAAATTCCAATCGATTATCGTGACCGTCCAGAAGGTAGTGAATCAAAGCTTAACACCTTCTCTGATGGATACAAAGTACTTAAAATGATTTTTACTCTATTCAAGGAGTACAAGCCGTTACAGTTCTTCTCACTTTGGACTCTACTATTCTTAGTAGCTGGATTAGCGGTAGGAACACCTGTTATTTATGAATTTTTCAAAACAGGCTTTATTACAAAGGTTCCTTCATCAATCCTAGCAACGGGCTTAATCCTGCTTGGTGTACTATCGTTTGTTTCTGGACTTATCCTAGATACAATTGCATCGTTAAACCGAAAGCAATATGAACTAGAATTAAATAAGAAGATTGAACAAATAAGGGAGTAATCACCGTGAATAAAAAACCTATTCTTTATTTAATAGCGACTGCTTTTCCACTGATAGGTATTTTTATTGGAGCCCCTGACGGGATAAGTTTTCCCTCTGTTTTCATGTTGTTAGTATTAGTAGGCATAAGCTCTATTTTTATTTATAAAAATAGAGCTTATGCTTCATTTACATCAATACAATGGCTCCTAATCGTAGCAGTTAGCTTTATCATACAGTTTTCTTTATTAAGTAACTTGCATATGACAGCATCCACTATCTTCAGCTTTATTCTTTATATTCTTGGAAGATGGGTGATTGCACTGGGATTTGTAATTGCTTGTGTAACAACCTTTAAAGCACATTTTAATCCAGATTCGTCTGTCAGTTATTCAAAAAAATATAAATGGATTATCGGAATTTGTATTTTAGGTATGAGCGCCTTTTATTGGCTAGCCTTTTTCCCAGGTGGAATGACGCCTGATTCTCTGGCTCAGTGGGAACAAGCACACACTCGTGAATTTAATGACTGGCATCCGATTATGATTACTTGGTTAATTATGATACTAACTCAAATATGGGATCACCCTGGAATGATTACGATTGTTCAAATTCTAGTCGTGTCTAGTATTTATGTATACACGTTTCACTTTCTCATTAAAAAGCAAGTTCCACCTATTGTTTTAGGAATTCTAACATTACTTGTATTATTAATACCAAGCTTTTTAATCTTTTCCATTATTATCTGGAAAGACATTCTATACAGCGCGTTTTTGCTATTTTTCACGGTAAATATTGCAAGAGTGTATTTATCAAACGGAGCATTTATTCAGTCTAAATATGGAATCTTTATGCTGCTTTTATCATCATTCGGTGTAGCCTTTTTTAGACATAATGGATTTCCTGTTTTTATCATTACATTCTTATGTTTAATCGTATTGTTCAGAAAATACTGGAAGCGTTTGGTTCCTTTATTTTTAGTCATTTTTATTTTACAAAAAATTATCACAGGTCCTGTCTTTAACTGGTTAGATGTTAAACCTTCGGATCCCAACGAAGCGCTATCGATTCCGACGCAACAAATTGCTAATATTATTGTTAATGATGGGGAGATGTCTAAAGCTGAGCGTGAATACTTTAACAACGTTCTCCCAATTGAACTTTGGAAAGAAAAATACAATCCATATAAAAGTGATCCCATTAAATTCACGTGGGAATATTACGACCGGGAATTTATTTTTCAAGACCTTGGTTTATATTTCAAAAATTACATCAGTATTGTTATGAAGAATCCTTATCTAGCAATGGAAGGATTTCTAAAACAAACGGCATTAGTATGGCAAACAACACCCTTTGAAGATGGCTATACCGACACGTATGTAACAAACGTATATTACGGAAATAAATTTGGACTTGAAAATACCGTAGTTTCACCGTTGATTACAAACACAGCAAAAGCATATTTGGAAGTCTTTAAAAGTCCTTCTTTATTTTTCTTATGGAAGCCTGCTTTTTATCACTGCGTTATCTTACTGTTTTCTCTTTTCTTCATTGCAAGAAAAGGAATCACGTCTTCCATTGTTTTATTTCCATGGCTATTAAATACGCTATCAGTACTAGCAGCGTTACCTGCACAAGACTTTCGCTACTTACTAGCAAGCGTATTTGTCAGCTTCTTCTTTGTCGGATTAGCTTTTGTTAGAAAAGGTGAAGAAGAGAGGGGTCAACTTTGACAAATAACGTACAATACAATAGAAAATTAGGCATTTTCTTAATTATTATTGCCTCAATGTTTACAGCCATTGGACAGCTTCTTTGGAAGTTGTCCAACGGTTCATTCAACATTATGTTAATTATTGGCTTCTTACTCTACGGTTGTGGAGCTATTTTTATGATTTTAGCGTTTAAATATGAAAGAGTTTCGCTCCTTCATCCCTTCTTAAGCTTAGGATATGTCATTAGTATTGCACTAGGCTTCT from Bacillus sp. 1780r2a1 encodes the following:
- a CDS encoding glycosyltransferase family 2 protein yields the protein MKIAVLIPCYNEEVTIGKVIDDFKKELPEADIYVYDNNSKDKTSEIALAHGAIVKKELKQGKGNVVRSMFQDIDADCYVMVDGDDTYPAEFVHQLIEPIRNKEANMTIGDRLSNGTYFEENKRPFHNFGNNLVRSLINNLYKSNITDIMTGYRAYDKLFVKSIPVMSPGFEIETEMSLHALDKRFRLKEIPIDYRDRPEGSESKLNTFSDGYKVLKMIFTLFKEYKPLQFFSLWTLLFLVAGLAVGTPVIYEFFKTGFITKVPSSILATGLILLGVLSFVSGLILDTIASLNRKQYELELNKKIEQIRE
- a CDS encoding DUF6020 family protein, with the translated sequence MNKKPILYLIATAFPLIGIFIGAPDGISFPSVFMLLVLVGISSIFIYKNRAYASFTSIQWLLIVAVSFIIQFSLLSNLHMTASTIFSFILYILGRWVIALGFVIACVTTFKAHFNPDSSVSYSKKYKWIIGICILGMSAFYWLAFFPGGMTPDSLAQWEQAHTREFNDWHPIMITWLIMILTQIWDHPGMITIVQILVVSSIYVYTFHFLIKKQVPPIVLGILTLLVLLIPSFLIFSIIIWKDILYSAFLLFFTVNIARVYLSNGAFIQSKYGIFMLLLSSFGVAFFRHNGFPVFIITFLCLIVLFRKYWKRLVPLFLVIFILQKIITGPVFNWLDVKPSDPNEALSIPTQQIANIIVNDGEMSKAEREYFNNVLPIELWKEKYNPYKSDPIKFTWEYYDREFIFQDLGLYFKNYISIVMKNPYLAMEGFLKQTALVWQTTPFEDGYTDTYVTNVYYGNKFGLENTVVSPLITNTAKAYLEVFKSPSLFFLWKPAFYHCVILLFSLFFIARKGITSSIVLFPWLLNTLSVLAALPAQDFRYLLASVFVSFFFVGLAFVRKGEEERGQL
- a CDS encoding EamA family transporter, with translation MTNNVQYNRKLGIFLIIIASMFTAIGQLLWKLSNGSFNIMLIIGFLLYGCGAIFMILAFKYERVSLLHPFLSLGYVISIALGFFLLNEAVSFIKVIGTAVIIIGVLLVGGHDD